Within Scomber japonicus isolate fScoJap1 chromosome 18, fScoJap1.pri, whole genome shotgun sequence, the genomic segment attacactctgtaagcagtagtggactaagccagtgttatctacagtgttacaaaggataatgttgaaatggatgaagcatgaatataatctcaaataatgtcaagtttattggtgagcagtattgcacagtcaattccagaaaacaatcataaatactcttttttttttaggaggtatacatcacctttctcttcttgctgtaaccatctggacaaaaaaaggtcaattgtaaatctgtacaatctacactgaagttgaaatgaaaacaaaactccactgtcatacacattgatgtattacagttctgttttaacatctcaaatatggtttactgccccttcagtttataacaaactgaagacaatagatcaaaagctcatcaaattcagaaataatgacaataatgacaccatgtaaggtttatgatcagtagtgacaaagtagcagcatgcaaagtgtaattcagtgtggtttgtctgcttttgtagcctgctgtactcaaagccactgatgaggacgtgatgaggacgtgatgaagagtctgaagagtagctcctggtgttattccttccatcacacagcatctgccagtctgccatggtggagtaacagcagtattggcattatgacctgaggaatgcaagacaaaaaaatgtaacctgtgtataaaatatttcagagctttaatctaaacaaacccaacatgacagacaattctcacatttaaaaatgtcagaattgctaaactgtcaattacaataaacttcttcagttattaaaaacacaagtagttgtcagaccaaaatgtctatcatctttatcagagtaacagtcacagtatttcatcaccagtccaatagcctgtttattatttttaggacaaaaatatcttactttacatttagtcaaaagtttctgaaatagcaaggactggtccagtgaagcatggttagcattattatcatcatcatcatcatcattatcatataTGTACTGCCCTGACagtattacaactaacattacacaagcaggccATACATATGTTcatactcacttctctccctttgtactataaaatatgcagacagacataaaatgtgataacacacagcactagtctGTTAGTTAGCACTAGACAGTTACTTTCCACCAGTGATCATTGGTAGACTTGTCTGTCAGCAAACATCCAGGCAGAGGAGCCGCCTTATACACACATTATTAGTTGACCTTTGTGTAAATACTGAGATAAAATGGTGGTTAAAAAGAACACGCCTTAATATCAGATGCTGGATGGCACATCCGAGTCActtaaaataacatgtttaagTTCAGTATGAGTCTCTACTGTGTTTTGCACAGTAGAGACTGTTGCGTTAGCTCCACTGATTCGAATACATGACAGGGAAGTCACCGCCGAACCCAGTTCATAATGATCATTCTGTTTGATCATACTGCAAATGCAAGGGCTTTCATCAGTAGGCTATAGGCTCAATCACGAAATGCTATATAAATTTATAAAAGATTTACCTCAACCACATCATAATACAACGAGGGATGAAGCTAATCCAAAAGTGCTCGCTATTGTGCTCGCTCTCTGCTTAGGTGAGGCAGAACCTACTGGACTATAACAAGTAGAGGGTGGTGTTTACTGCCAGATATCAGAGCAGACTGGACAAAGCAGCCCTTAAATACAACATCCAGTTGGAAAATAAGTATGACATCCTGGATCTCTACAACTTCCTCCTTTGGCTGTGGAGTCCCAGCCTCCTTGTACACCTTtctcatgggttagggttaggttcatTATTTCTGCACAGCCTGCAATGTAGCTTTTAttgataattatttttttattatatctttaatTGATCATTTTGGAAAGGCCCAATTTTCTTCTGTCGGGACAGTTTTCACCCAAACGGTCTGGACTCTCGTACTTTAAGAGCTGTCCTCCAACACATCTCCACTCCTGTTCACTTCTGTAATTGGAGCAGGAGATGGCCTGAATTTCCTTAGGaattaataaagtatttatctATCTGGATCTTCCACACCCGATGCAACTCTGTGTATAATAGTCTGCATCTGCATCTTATCTACAGTAACTGCTACAGTTGCTAACTTAACACTCTGTGCAGTTTATCAACTTTTGCTGGGTTTGGAGACACAGCTTAGATATTGTCATTTGCTGGTTGTAGAAGCTTTGCATACAAGGCTAGGCTAGTAGCTGTCCGTGCTAGGGCTCTGAAACTTTCCAATGTCCCAAAAGTGAACTTTTGGTCCATTCCACAATGCCACTATAGACATTTTCTTTACAGCTAGCGTAAGCGGAAATAGTTCTCTTCAGAAGAATATTAAGAATGGCAAGAGTGATACATATCACAAGCAGAGAGCTGAAGACAACACGTCTGCACTGCAGCACAGCTGGAACTGACACTCCAGTACAAGTATTAAGAAGCAAATGATGGAAAGTGCAAGTACATCTTGTACTTGAGTCCTGGAATAAATATGGTAGCTGGACTCTTCTTTTTGTTCTAGCACAGGGTTGGAACAACGCTGTTTTACATAATTATTATAGGGGAGGTGGAGCTGGTGATTTGCCCGATGGCGTTTGGCATATTGTCAGGCAGGTAAAGAgaggtgtgattgtgtgtgagggagggaagacagaggaagggtaTTTATGTCGGAGCAGATCTGATGAGATGAACATACTGCGCAGCGATGGCTCTCTACAAAGTGATCTGCATGGCAGCTCTGCTGACTCTACTGGCAGCAGGTAAGGGTAACATACTGCAAACACAAGTGCTTTCTTCAGTGGGCGATAGGCTCAATCACCATTGTGTTGCCTCATTTGGTGACAGATAGTGACTGAATAGACATCTAAATGAAAAGATTTTTGAGACACTTTAAGTGAGTTTATTCTGATCACAACAAATGTCCACCCTTGGACATGTTTCAATAAATCATGTAATATATCATTGAATATTAATGCTGCATTGTTATTTCaagatctgtttttttctgtttttcagagtCTCACTCAGCAAATGGTAAGTCAAAGTTTTCACTTGATGACTTCTCTTCCCCTTGTAAGCTATGACATTTTAAACGTGTAGAAATGCTGTTAATTGTCTTTGGCATTTGCTGTCAGATAaactttgaaatacatttttgcacaggaggactGTCAATTTTGTCCCCCATTACCTACATTGTAAGTGCACCCATCTGTTAAGAGAGCAAATAGTGGGTTCAGGCATGGCCAGCTAACTCCATCGTACCCCCAAATGAAGATTCATGTTGGGATGAACTTGGTTTGATATTCATCATTGTTCTCTTCATTTTGGGTTGCTCTCTGCTATACCATGGGGGAAGTGACTTAATCTGCATCCAAGGGGTTCTTGTAATGAGTCGTAGGAATCCAAAAAGGGCTTCCAGACCTTAGTAAAGGTTAGTGCAGACCCCTTAAGTGTGTACTTGATTTTCTCCAATTGTAAGAAATATAGAACATCTTTGATCCATTTGGAAAATGAAGGTGGTGTGCGTTGCTTCCAATTTTGAAAAAACTAGCGCCTTGCAAGGAGTGTGGTAAAGGCAATGACTAGATAAGCTTTATTCGGTAGGCTATCACGGGATTGCTCAGGAGTTAAACCAAAAGGGCGCAAACAGGGTTAGGGCCAAATCGTGTTCCATTCCAAACATTGCACTAAACGCATTAAAGATATTCACCCAAAAGGATGAGAGGTTCGGGCAAAGCCAGAACATGTGTATTAAGTCAGCTGGTCAGCCCCTGCATCGTGGACATAACGGTTCAATACTTGGATAAATCCTTGCCAATCTAGCATTAGATAAATGAACTCTGTGTACcactttcatcatcatcatcatcatcaagatAGATTCCCATTGGTCCTCTTGTCAAGACTATCCCTAAATCTGTGTCCCAATCTTGTTTCAAATGTGCAGCTGTACATGAATCAATTTTACCTATACAATTATAGACCTGGGATATTAGTCCTTTACGGTCTGAATTGAGCTCAAGGATACAATcgtagtgtgtgtctgtgggctTGTCTGGAAATGAGCCAAAGCTTTTTTGTACAAAGCTCCTGATCTGTAAATAGCGAAAGAAATGAGTCTTGGGTAGGGCATAGGTTTGTGAAAGTTGAAGGAAAGAGGCGAACACATCTTCAATAAACAGGTTTTGAATTGTTCTAATCCCTTTGCTAGACCTTGCAGCAAATGCTGCATCAATGCAGGAGGGAGTGAACATATGATTTGACTGGACTGGGGAAAGGGTGGATGCACTTTGAAGACCAAAATGTCTTCTAAATTGAGCCCATATTCTTATGGAGTTATTAACTATAACATTTGGACCATGTTTACTGCTAAGCAGTGGTAAGCCTGCACACACTATTGAGGTCAGATTGCTTGGGCTTGATGAGATCTCCAAGTGTACCCAATCAGGCTTTTCCTCAATAGGTGTCTTCCACCCAGTTGATGTTGCATGACCAGTAATAAAGGAGAAAATTAGGTGAAGCCATTCCACCAGAGCTTTTAGGTCTCTGGAGTTGGGTTTTGCTAATCCGACATGATTTATTTCCCCATATAAAAGGCGTAATATTTTGGTctaattttttaaagaaattggTATATTTTATATGCTTACACTTATTTAGCAAAACAATGAAATTCTTTTTAAAGGTAGTTGAAAGATTGAGAGTGACTTCAATGCCCAAGTATTTGAAGCCATCTTGGACCCTTTTAAAGGGGAACAGGTCAGAGGGGAGGGCCGCTGCTTTTAAATTTATCGATAAAAGCTCACTTTTTTGTAAATTTAGCTTATAACCAGAGACTCCCCCAAATCGTTTCAGAATATCTAAAACATGAGGAAGTGATAGAGTTGGGTCAGACATATATAGAAGCAGGTCATCTGCATAAAGAGAGACCTTTAGCTGCTGTCCCTCTCTCAATACTCCCTTAAAGCCTTCACAGAGTCGAAGGGCGACTGCCAAGGGCTCTGTGGCCAACGCAAACAGAAGGGGGAAAAGGGGGCACCCCTGTCTCGTCCCTCTTCCCAGGGGGAAATATTCAGACCTAGTGTTATTTGAGACTACAGCCGCCAAAGGGGATGAGTACAGTAATTCAATCCAAGAAATGAAACTTTCTTCAAAACCAAACTTCTTgagtgtgaaaaataaatatttccacTCAACCCGGTCAAAGGCCTTCTCGGCGTCTAGAGATATCACTACTTCTGGGCACTCCAACCTGGCTGAGTGGATAATATTGAACAGTTTTCTCAAATTTGAGTAGGAGTGTCTTCCCTTGACAAACCCCGTCTGGTTAGGTGAAACTATCTCTGGGACCACACTTTCCAGACGTCTTGCCAAAACCTTGGATAATATTTTGATGTCTACATTTAACAAAGAAATAGGACGATAGAATGAACAAAGTAGTGGATCTTTATCCTTTTTTGCTATTAATGAGATAGAGGCCTgtcaatataaatgaaataaagaatcaaattattacaaattataacattactaataaacaCAGGAATAAAACTAAATTGCAAGTCCTattgcacacaaatacacagtaaTTTTTACTTTTGCATCAGTAGGCTACCATACAAAATTAGGTGCGCGTTGAGTagagagacctgaggtcaacctaccTCCGTCCCTCTCCCTATCTCCTACTactgactgtgagatcttctcagcaggaaGCTGCTAGTTCATAAACTAGAATGAGGGTGGTCACTCAATAAGGTTGATTGATCCACACGGTGGTACTATAAAAAGAAGAGGTGACGTGTAAATGAGCGGTGAAAAAcagattgtcttttttttttttttttttgtgtatgcgCCCCATCCCGCCTCTGGCATGATGCTCATATTTCATGAGACAGCTTTTCACCTCAATGAGAAATATCACACAGGCCAAACAATAACCAAAGAAAATTAGCTCTGCCATGACAACAATTGACTaattcacatttaacatttaacagcatCCAGAAGACCCAAGACCCTAACacactgtgtctgtatgttttccctttcttttataCATTCTTCACACTGAACCCAATGCCAGAGGACAAGACCCCTGACATCACCTCAATCAGAACATTAAGACAGAAGAGATCTTCCAGCATCCCTGGTGCTAGCTCCAACCTGAAATGGGTGTATAGGCGTTCCGGTCATCATCTCCCTGACGGATCTGTGTTATATCACAACACCTATGACAATCGCGATGACTACATCTGCAGATGCCGTTGCTCAGCTGGTTACCACGCCAAAGGAAGTAACACGTGCGTGACCACTGGTGGCGGAGACCGTAAATGCACCTCCTTTTATGTCCTAGTGAACAAAGACAACTTTGAGTATTTGGATTGGAAGGATGGCTCCGATGGTTCAGTGCCTGAGAATTCAATCAAGAGCTGCCCCAATGGTAAAACATATGTTGGGAAGAACAAATATGGTCTTGGAATGGTGTATGTTCCAGACAAGTGCTTATACCTTCCCTGGGGAGGTAAGGTGTATTGGTACTGGGATTACCAGGTCCTGACCTTTTCCAAAAAATTTGCAAAAGTGCAAATGTCTGATGTCAAGTACGACGTAAATGCAGCTAAAAAATTTAGTTATCCCCCAGAGGTCATGACCCAGGCAACTACCATCAACCATCAGTGCAGAACAGTTAAGAAAATACCTCATCTCTTTAAAGAGtatgaggaagagaaaaggtgGGACAGTACCACTGAAATATCAGTAGGTGTGACAGCTTCCTTTGACGCCAAAATCCCATTTGTTGGCTCGACAGGTATTGAGCTTAGTGCTTCGACAACAAAGTCATTCTCCAAAGGGAGCTCCTTAACAGTGAAGAAAACCCTCGGTCTTGATGTGGAGGTTTGGGTCCCACCAAACCACACTTGTGGTGTCAGAATAATGGGACATAGGTACAAGACAATAGTCCCTTACAAAGCAGTCCTCACCCGCACATACCCCAGCGGGACAAAAAGATCAACACACATCTCTGGGGTATTCAATGGTGTCAATGTTATTGATTTCGTAACTCATG encodes:
- the LOC128379365 gene encoding natterin-3-like, with amino-acid sequence MPEDKTPDITSIRTLRQKRSSSIPGASSNLKWVYRRSGHHLPDGSVLYHNTYDNRDDYICRCRCSAGYHAKGSNTCVTTGGGDRKCTSFYVLVNKDNFEYLDWKDGSDGSVPENSIKSCPNGKTYVGKNKYGLGMVYVPDKCLYLPWGGKVYWYWDYQVLTFSKKFAKVQMSDVKYDVNAAKKFSYPPEVMTQATTINHQCRTVKKIPHLFKEYEEEKRWDSTTEISVGVTASFDAKIPFVGSTGIELSASTTKSFSKGSSLTVKKTLGLDVEVWVPPNHTCGVRIMGHRYKTIVPYKAVLTRTYPSGTKRSTHISGVFNGVNVIDFVTHVDRCIPIPNARSCPSKKN